In Streptomyces sp. NBC_00433, a single genomic region encodes these proteins:
- a CDS encoding zf-TFIIB domain-containing protein yields the protein MVCPKCHGHMQTYNRSGVQIEQCGNCRGIFLDYGELEALTQLEGNWNKPVPPPQAYPAPPVQHQPGYPQPPAPAWGAPQYGHGHGHGHGHGHNKHHGHGFARMLFSS from the coding sequence ATGGTCTGCCCCAAGTGTCACGGCCACATGCAGACGTACAACCGCAGTGGTGTCCAGATCGAGCAGTGCGGCAACTGCCGCGGCATCTTTCTCGACTACGGCGAGCTTGAGGCGCTGACCCAGCTCGAAGGCAACTGGAACAAGCCGGTCCCGCCGCCGCAGGCCTACCCCGCGCCGCCCGTGCAGCACCAGCCCGGCTACCCGCAGCCCCCCGCCCCGGCCTGGGGCGCCCCGCAGTACGGCCACGGGCACGGCCACGGGCACGGCCACGGGCACAACAAGCACCACGGGCACGGATTCGCCCGCATGCTCTTCTCGTCCTGA
- a CDS encoding chorismate-binding protein, with the protein MRDLAPMARFGGLVASDLRDVTADAGALDSAGFWAVAVDFEGRTVCARFGDVRRTPRAAADAAGSAVATAARAAGWRGPDPAAWTSSMDRRAYEDGVRTIRRHIAAGDVYQVNLCRVLAAPLPRGGAGADIDALGAALALGNPAPYAGTIRLPAHGVEIATASPELFLSRHGRTVESRPIKGTARTADGFLPKDEAENVMIVDLVRNDLGRVCATGSVTVPALCAVEPHPGLVHLVSTVRGELRPDAGWPELLAAAFPPGSVTGAPKTSALSIIGELETAPRGPYCGAIGWVDADRGTAALAVGIRTFWIDRGTAGRPELRFGTGAGITWGSDPAGEWAETELKAERLLAVASEVHEARGRTLR; encoded by the coding sequence GTGCGCGATCTCGCCCCCATGGCCCGTTTCGGCGGCCTTGTCGCCTCCGACCTGCGGGATGTCACCGCGGACGCCGGTGCGCTCGACTCCGCGGGCTTCTGGGCGGTCGCGGTGGACTTCGAGGGCCGTACGGTCTGCGCCCGCTTCGGCGACGTACGCCGTACGCCACGGGCCGCAGCCGACGCCGCGGGCAGCGCGGTGGCCACCGCCGCCAGGGCCGCCGGGTGGCGCGGGCCCGACCCGGCCGCCTGGACCAGTTCCATGGACCGGCGGGCGTACGAGGACGGCGTCCGTACGATCAGGCGGCACATCGCCGCAGGCGACGTCTACCAGGTCAACCTCTGCCGGGTGCTCGCCGCACCGCTGCCGCGCGGCGGGGCGGGCGCCGACATCGACGCGCTCGGCGCGGCCCTCGCGCTCGGCAATCCCGCGCCCTACGCCGGAACGATCCGGCTGCCCGCGCACGGCGTCGAGATCGCCACCGCCTCGCCGGAACTCTTCCTGAGCCGGCACGGCCGCACCGTCGAGTCCCGCCCGATCAAGGGCACCGCGCGGACCGCCGACGGCTTCCTGCCCAAGGACGAGGCGGAGAACGTGATGATCGTCGACCTGGTGCGCAACGACCTCGGCCGGGTCTGCGCCACCGGCTCGGTCACCGTGCCCGCGCTGTGCGCGGTCGAGCCGCACCCCGGCCTGGTCCACCTGGTCTCCACCGTCCGCGGCGAGCTGCGCCCCGACGCCGGCTGGCCGGAACTGCTCGCGGCCGCCTTCCCGCCCGGGTCGGTCACCGGCGCACCCAAAACCAGCGCCCTGAGCATCATCGGCGAGCTGGAGACCGCGCCCCGCGGCCCCTACTGCGGTGCGATCGGATGGGTCGACGCCGACCGCGGCACCGCCGCGCTCGCGGTGGGCATCCGCACCTTCTGGATCGACCGCGGCACCGCGGGGCGCCCCGAACTGCGGTTCGGGACCGGCGCCGGCATCACCTGGGGTTCCGACCCCGCGGGTGAATGGGCGGAGACGGAACTGAAGGCCGAGCGGCTGCTGGCGGTAGCGTCGGAGGTACACGAGGCGAGGGGAAGGACACTGCGGTGA
- a CDS encoding aminodeoxychorismate lyase, whose amino-acid sequence MTRIWVDGGLRDTADATVSVLDHGLTVGDGVFETLKTTQGHAFALTRHLRRLARSARGLGLPEPDQDEVARACEAVLAANPMPHGRLRITYTGGISPLGSDRGDAGATLVVAIGTAVPHPGPSAIVTVPWTRNERGALTGLKTTSYGENVVALARAREQGASEAVFANTTGRLCEGTGSNVFVVLDGRLLTPPLSSGCLAGITRELVVEWAGAQEEDLPYEALAEAEEVFLTSSLRDVQAVNRVDARELPGAPGPVTAKAMEVFAERSADHPNP is encoded by the coding sequence GTGACGAGGATCTGGGTGGACGGCGGACTGCGGGACACCGCGGACGCCACGGTGTCGGTGCTCGACCACGGGCTGACCGTCGGCGACGGCGTCTTCGAGACGCTCAAGACGACACAGGGGCACGCCTTCGCCCTGACCCGGCACCTCAGGCGGCTGGCCCGCTCGGCACGCGGCCTCGGCCTGCCCGAGCCCGACCAGGACGAGGTGGCCCGCGCCTGCGAGGCGGTGCTCGCCGCCAACCCGATGCCGCACGGCCGGCTCAGGATCACCTACACCGGCGGCATCTCCCCGCTCGGCTCCGACCGCGGCGACGCCGGCGCCACCCTGGTGGTCGCGATCGGCACGGCCGTCCCGCACCCCGGGCCGAGCGCGATCGTCACCGTGCCCTGGACCCGCAACGAACGCGGCGCGCTCACCGGCCTGAAGACCACCTCCTACGGCGAGAACGTCGTCGCGCTCGCCCGCGCCCGCGAACAGGGCGCCAGCGAGGCGGTCTTCGCCAACACCACGGGCCGGCTGTGCGAGGGCACCGGCTCCAACGTCTTCGTCGTCCTCGACGGCCGGCTGCTCACCCCGCCGCTGTCCTCGGGATGCCTCGCCGGAATCACCCGCGAACTGGTCGTCGAATGGGCCGGCGCGCAGGAGGAGGACCTGCCGTACGAGGCGCTGGCCGAGGCCGAGGAGGTCTTCCTCACCTCCTCGCTGCGCGACGTGCAGGCCGTCAACCGCGTCGACGCCCGCGAACTGCCCGGCGCCCCGGGCCCGGTGACCGCCAAGGCCATGGAGGTCTTCGCCGAGCGCTCCGCCGACCACCCGAACCCGTAG
- a CDS encoding DsbA family protein, which yields MDLPPPPAGRRAVLDVWCELQCPDCRTALDDLRALRERYGDALDIQLRHFPLPKHAHAVAAAQAYEEAYAQGRAWEYAEAVLARAEDLDAAGEPLLVDIARELGFDAEEFDTALIDGRHLLVVDADLAEGKAIGVTGTPTYVIAGERLDGGQSQSGLRARIESLADQLLA from the coding sequence ATGGATCTTCCCCCTCCCCCGGCCGGCCGCCGTGCCGTCCTCGACGTCTGGTGCGAACTCCAGTGCCCCGACTGCCGGACCGCCCTCGACGACCTCCGGGCGCTGCGCGAGCGGTACGGCGACGCGCTCGACATCCAGCTGCGGCACTTCCCGCTGCCCAAGCACGCGCACGCCGTCGCGGCGGCGCAGGCGTACGAAGAGGCTTACGCCCAGGGGCGCGCGTGGGAGTACGCCGAGGCCGTCCTCGCCCGCGCGGAGGACCTCGACGCGGCGGGTGAGCCGCTGCTCGTCGACATCGCGCGCGAACTCGGCTTCGACGCGGAGGAGTTCGATACCGCGCTCATCGACGGGCGGCATCTGCTCGTCGTCGACGCGGACCTTGCCGAAGGCAAGGCGATCGGCGTGACGGGGACGCCCACGTACGTCATCGCCGGCGAACGCCTCGACGGCGGCCAGTCCCAGTCCGGCCTGCGCGCCCGCATCGAGTCCCTGGCGGACCAGCTCCTCGCCTAG
- a CDS encoding CGNR zinc finger domain-containing protein has protein sequence MLINHDTRCALDSVVDLINTAPVIAGREALAEVADLRAFVERNKVSEIGRLDRNDITAVQAVRGRFAEVFATTDDATAATMLNAMIAEAGTTPRLTDHDGYDWHVHYFAPGASLSDHLAADCGMALAFLIVAGERERLRRCDAPDCRHAFVDLSRNRSRRYCDSRTCGNRLHVAAYRARRREAGETGDAGPDEAVAAS, from the coding sequence GTGCTGATCAACCATGACACCAGGTGCGCGCTCGACAGTGTGGTCGACCTGATCAACACCGCACCCGTGATCGCGGGCCGCGAGGCACTGGCCGAGGTCGCCGACCTGCGCGCCTTCGTGGAGCGCAACAAGGTCAGCGAGATAGGCCGACTCGACCGCAACGACATCACCGCGGTCCAGGCGGTGCGCGGCCGCTTCGCCGAGGTCTTCGCGACCACGGACGACGCGACCGCGGCGACCATGCTCAACGCGATGATCGCCGAGGCCGGCACCACGCCCCGGCTCACCGACCACGACGGCTACGACTGGCACGTGCACTACTTCGCGCCGGGCGCGTCGCTGTCCGACCACCTCGCGGCGGACTGCGGGATGGCGCTGGCCTTCCTGATCGTGGCCGGCGAGCGCGAGCGGCTCAGGCGCTGCGACGCGCCGGACTGCCGGCACGCCTTCGTCGACCTGTCCCGGAACCGGTCCCGCCGCTACTGCGACAGCCGCACCTGCGGCAACCGCCTGCACGTGGCCGCCTACCGGGCCAGGCGCCGGGAGGCCGGCGAGACGGGCGACGCGGGCCCCGACGAGGCCGTCGCCGCGTCCTGA
- a CDS encoding TIGR02611 family protein — protein MIAESDQVERPVAKDSGLGSRAPAFVQRSRPLHAVWRAGIFIVGLAVIGGGIILLPLPGPGWLIIFGGMAIWGTEFVWAQKVLRWTRRKVTDAARAAADPRVRRRNLLIGSAAVILLAGLAIWYVVSFGFTLPWRLG, from the coding sequence ATGATCGCGGAGAGTGACCAGGTCGAGAGACCCGTGGCCAAAGATTCTGGGCTCGGCTCACGGGCCCCCGCCTTCGTGCAGCGATCGCGCCCGCTGCACGCCGTTTGGCGAGCCGGAATCTTCATCGTCGGCCTCGCCGTGATCGGCGGCGGCATCATCCTGCTCCCGCTGCCCGGACCGGGCTGGCTGATCATCTTCGGCGGTATGGCGATCTGGGGCACCGAATTCGTCTGGGCGCAGAAAGTGCTCCGCTGGACCCGCCGCAAGGTCACGGACGCCGCCAGGGCCGCCGCGGACCCCCGCGTCCGGCGCCGCAACCTGCTGATCGGCTCGGCGGCCGTGATCCTGCTGGCCGGTCTCGCCATCTGGTACGTGGTGAGCTTCGGCTTCACCCTGCCGTGGCGGCTGGGCTGA
- a CDS encoding GNAT family N-acetyltransferase: protein MTTTLRPAGPERREHDGARSRDFTVCVNGRPVGSVRIGADPRGGPGRIDALAVDEPDRRRGRGAVAALAAEEVLRQWGCTRVLVSVPDEAAYALRLATALGYTETNRTLHKALSTGPAPADLPSGSVLRELTGQDSADWLARQRAGFVTALTAAGVPAEHAESHAAASYAQAFPGGTPAPGTALLGLDHEGTTVGRLWLHTTPGPGWVQAVEVSAPHRGHGHGRTLMLAAESACRAAGTTSLGLNVFTANEVAIRLYTSLGYGATLRQLWKPLG, encoded by the coding sequence ATGACGACGACCCTGAGACCGGCGGGACCCGAACGGCGCGAGCACGACGGGGCGCGGTCGCGGGACTTCACGGTCTGCGTCAACGGTCGGCCGGTCGGCAGCGTGCGGATCGGCGCGGATCCGCGGGGCGGGCCCGGGAGGATCGACGCGCTGGCCGTCGACGAGCCCGACCGGCGCCGCGGCCGCGGCGCCGTCGCGGCCCTCGCCGCGGAGGAGGTCCTCCGCCAGTGGGGCTGCACCCGGGTGCTGGTGTCGGTCCCCGACGAGGCCGCGTACGCCCTGCGGCTGGCCACGGCACTCGGCTACACCGAGACCAACCGCACCCTCCACAAAGCCCTGAGCACGGGCCCCGCCCCCGCGGACCTGCCGTCCGGCAGCGTGCTCCGTGAGCTGACCGGGCAAGACAGCGCGGACTGGCTGGCGCGCCAGCGAGCCGGCTTCGTCACGGCGCTCACCGCCGCCGGGGTCCCCGCCGAGCACGCCGAGTCCCATGCGGCGGCCTCCTACGCCCAAGCCTTCCCCGGCGGCACCCCCGCCCCCGGCACCGCCCTGCTCGGACTCGACCACGAGGGCACCACCGTCGGACGCCTGTGGCTCCACACCACGCCGGGCCCCGGCTGGGTCCAGGCCGTCGAGGTCTCCGCGCCCCACCGCGGCCACGGACACGGCCGCACACTCATGCTGGCCGCCGAGTCCGCCTGCCGCGCGGCGGGCACCACCTCGCTGGGGCTCAACGTCTTCACCGCCAACGAGGTGGCGATCCGCCTCTACACCTCCCTCGGCTACGGGGCGACGCTCCGGCAACTCTGGAAACCGCTCGGCTAG
- a CDS encoding SsgA family sporulation/cell division regulator, producing MNTTVSCELHLRLVVSSESSLPVPAGLRYDTADPYAVHATFHTGAEETVEWVFARDLLAEGLHRPTGTGDVRVWPSRSHGQGVVCIALSSPEGEALLEAPARALESFLKRTDAAVPPGTEHRHFDLDTELSHILAES from the coding sequence ATGAACACCACGGTCAGCTGCGAGCTGCACCTGCGCCTCGTTGTGTCGAGCGAATCCTCACTGCCTGTACCCGCGGGCTTGCGGTACGACACGGCCGATCCGTATGCCGTGCACGCCACCTTCCACACCGGAGCCGAAGAAACGGTCGAATGGGTGTTTGCCCGCGACCTGCTCGCCGAGGGTCTGCACCGGCCCACCGGCACCGGAGACGTCAGAGTCTGGCCGTCCCGCAGCCACGGTCAGGGCGTCGTGTGCATCGCCCTCAGCTCCCCCGAGGGCGAAGCCCTGCTCGAAGCCCCGGCGCGGGCCCTGGAGTCCTTCCTCAAGCGGACGGACGCCGCCGTGCCACCAGGCACCGAGCATCGTCACTTCGACCTCGACACCGAGCTCTCCCACATCCTCGCGGAGAGCTGA